A stretch of DNA from Anaerohalosphaeraceae bacterium:
TTCTGCCGGATAAGGGCCTCCATGCCCTTTGCGGCGGGCTGAGCACCGAGGCCGTCTTTCGTTGGTTTCTCGACAACGAGTGCGGAAGCCCGATACTGCCCAAAGAAACCGTCGTGGCCCACAACACCATCAGCCGTCTGACCGGCACCACCGGCCAGGAAGGGTCGCTCTTTTTCACCAAAGAGTGGCATATTGACCCTTCCGATCCGCCCGTTTTTCGTCTTCTGGCCGCCTCGGCTCAGTACAGCGGCGAGAAAATCAAGGCCCTGTTTGAGCGGGCTCTTGAGGGCGGCTACGGCAAATACAAATCCCGCGGCAAGGGCAAGGTTGCTGTCGAATCGGTTTCTCCGGCCGTCCTGCCGGCTGTTTCCAAACCCAATGCCGTCCTCCTTCTGGCCGCTTGTGCACCCGCCGAACAGGACCCCGCCGAGGGTTTCTGGAAACTCCAGACCAAAATCGGCAAACTCGGCGGCGACTGGGCCGTCGGGCCTCATCCGAGCGGCATTCACGATGTGTATAAAAAGCCGCTGATTCTGCTGACGGCCGGGTCGGTGCTGAAAACCGACAGCCCGCGTCCCTTTTACGGCCGGCTTGTCCAAAACATTCACCGCTCTTTCCCGGAAGTGTGCCAGTATGCCCTTGCGCCGGCCCTGCCGGTCTGCTGTGATTTTACGGAGGTTATATGAAGCGATACAAAATGACCATTACCATCCTTTCCCCCGTTCATATCGGCTCCGGACAGGATATCGACCCGACGGAATATGTCGTCAAAAACGGCATTTTTTACCGGATTGACCTGCCCCGATTCCTCTCAGAGATGCCGCCGGCCCTCCGGGCCGAATTCGACCGCAGAGTGTCGGACCCCAATCCGTTTGTTATCCGTGACTTTATTTGCCGCCATGTTGACCCCGAAAAGTACGCCTGCTTCAGAGCGGATGCAGGGGCCTTTGAGTCGGAGTACAAAAATAGTCTTTCGGATCGGAACCGGCAGATGGAAGTCAGTCTCTTTACCCGAACCCCCGGCACCTGGCGGGCCTATATCCCCGGCTCCTCCATCAAAGGCGCCATCCGAACCGCTGTAATCAATACCCTGGCTCAGGAGAAAAAAGAATCTCTGAAACAGAAAAAGCAGGAAGCCGTAGAAAAGGCCAAAGAAAGAACTGAGCGGATTATTGAAAAATTGAAGCAAAAAAACAAAAAGTACGACGAGAAAAAAATCTATCAGGAGCAGCTCCAGAAGGCTTATGAAGAATTTGGCAAAACCCAGCTGGAGCCGCTTTGTCTGAAACAGTACAAATTTAATCCCCAGACCGACCCATTCCGGTGTGTGAAAATATCGGATGCGATGCTGCCGGAAGAAATGCCGACCTTTATTGATAAAGCAGAAATTTTTAAGCTGAAAAAAACGGCCGGCGCTGACCCCTCGAAAATTCAGATGTTTTACGAGCAGTGTTTTTCGATGCTCGATAAGGAAGATGACAACGATGAAGACATTCGGGCTGAAGGCACACTCGATATCGACGACCAATTGCCTGAAAAAAGCTTCTTTGATAACCGTGAAGGGAAAAAAATCCCCGCTGTGTCGATGAAGCTGGATGCCTACATGATTCTCAAGGCCTGCCGTGCTTTTTATCAGCCGAAAATGCAGCAGGAGCACGATAAGTTTTACCGTTCCAGTTCCGAACTGGAACAGAACAGCCAAAAGTTGCTGGATCTCCTAAACAAGTGTAACGATAACGAATTCCCGCTTCGGATAGGGCGG
This window harbors:
- the csm5 gene encoding type III-A CRISPR-associated RAMP protein Csm5 translates to MKRYKMTITILSPVHIGSGQDIDPTEYVVKNGIFYRIDLPRFLSEMPPALRAEFDRRVSDPNPFVIRDFICRHVDPEKYACFRADAGAFESEYKNSLSDRNRQMEVSLFTRTPGTWRAYIPGSSIKGAIRTAVINTLAQEKKESLKQKKQEAVEKAKERTERIIEKLKQKNKKYDEKKIYQEQLQKAYEEFGKTQLEPLCLKQYKFNPQTDPFRCVKISDAMLPEEMPTFIDKAEIFKLKKTAGADPSKIQMFYEQCFSMLDKEDDNDEDIRAEGTLDIDDQLPEKSFFDNREGKKIPAVSMKLDAYMILKACRAFYQPKMQQEHDKFYRSSSELEQNSQKLLDLLNKCNDNEFPLRIGRFSHVECTTVDEFREPYNPRGWGNSRTLSGGTMPMGWVKVRLEPEKDEKQRA